A single Anopheles arabiensis isolate DONGOLA chromosome 2, AaraD3, whole genome shotgun sequence DNA region contains:
- the LOC120908400 gene encoding bumetanide-sensitive sodium-(potassium)-chloride cotransporter isoform X1, which produces MTDPKGGGGGGGGAANDVEMNALPRNQSVNRFQVNLVNHDDPAGHGTGNGTAPEPVTEDDLFPEEMVKRRTSRLQSLRSSFRTDRDRDPEQPRQRKPSTRFNVEGGESDSNDDEEDNLIDENRYARSFRHFTREALPRMDNYRNILSFQGNQRPTLDELHDASITNKETMRRGTVHEPAELDGSIKFGWIKGVLMRCLLNIWGVMLFLRLSWVVGQAGIVQGVVLICMTTVVTTITALSMSAISTNGVIKGGGTYYMISRSLGPEFGGSIGLIFSLANAVACAMYVVGFCESMIDLLASFGVAIVDGAVNDVRIIGCITIVLLLCIVVVGMEWEAKAQIVLLIILLVAIVDFCVGSLWGPKSELDVARGFVGYNATVLMENMQSAYRVSKGTQHDFFSVFSIFFPAATGILAGANISGDLKDPSSSIPKGTILAIAITSASYIGMAVVAGATVLRDATGNVTDVVNGTWDFSACEETSCAYGLHNSFQVMELVSVFGPLIYAGCFAATLSSALASLVSAPKVFQALCKDKLYPKISWFGKGFGKNNEPVRGYILTFVISVAVILVGDLNMIAPLISNFFLAAYCLVNFSTFHASLAKPVGWRPTFKYYNMWLSLLGAIFCIAVMFLISWPTALITFAAVLSLYLIVSYRKPDVNWGSTTQAQTYKNALLSVQQLNNVEEHVKNYRPQILVLCGHPSSRPLLVNFAYLLTKKLSLLVCGHVTKTHVSQKYRNHLQKKAAEWFRRHKVKGFYSLIDDNDFETGSRAIMQASGIGKLRPNVLLMGFKGDWDRCEPAELEQYFNVVHKALDMYLSVAILRVGKGFDYSQVLGEDTVKFISEYPRTLVANDSTNDLLAHNKVSSLHGSCDSLSRNVSQDQTNDVNEKNAKNLKASSTSDLSKTISVAPDPIDINAKLITESGQRSLKRGDPSLLYRGPGGAELPTEVLDELTQFTSKKKTGIIDVYWLYDDGGLTLLLPYIISTRRNWASCKLRVFALANRKTELEFEQRNMASLLAKFRIDYSDLQLLPDVTKKPNQEMADFFKGLIKEFTAKDDAADASTAGTSTISKAELLAVQDKTNRHLNLREYLLQHSSKSDLVVMTLPMPRKGVVSAPLYMAWLEALSRDLPPFLFVRGNQTSVLTFYS; this is translated from the exons ATGACAGATCCAaagggtggcggtggcggtggcggcggtgctgCAAATGACGTGGAAATGAATGCCCTGCCGCGCAATCAGTCAGTGAACCGGTTCCAGGTTAACCTTGTCAATCATGACGATCCGGCCGGGCACGGCACGGGCAACGGTACGGCCCCCGAGCCGGTCACCGAGGACGACCTGTTCCCGGAGGAGATGGTCAAGCGGCGAACCTCCCGGCTGCAGTCGCTGCGCAGCAGCTTCCGCACCGACCGGGACCGGGATCCGGAGCAGCCGCGGCAGCGCAAACCCTCGACGCGCTTCAACGTCGAGGGGGGCGAATCGGACTcgaacgacgacgaggaggataATCTGATCGACGAGAATCGATACGCCCGTAGCTTCCg ACACTTTACCCGGGAAGCGCTGCCACGGATGGACAACTATCGCAACATTCTGTCGTTCCAGGGCAACCAGAGACCGACGCTGGACGAGCTGCACGACGCCTCCATCACCAACAAG GAAACAATGCGCCGCGGTACGGTGCACGAACCGGCCGAGCTGGACGGATCCATTAAGTTCGGCTGGATTAAGGGCGTCCTGATGCGCTGCCTGCTAAACATCTGGGGCGTGATGCTGTTCCTGCGACTGAGCTGGGTCGTCGGCCAGGCCGGTATCGTGCAGGGCGTCGTGCTGATCTGCATGACCACCGTGGTGACGACGATCACAGCCCTCTCGATGTCTGCCATCAGCACGAACGGTGTGATCAAGGGCGGCGGCACGTACTACATGATATCGCGCTCGCTCGGGCCCGAGTTTGGCGGCTCGATCGGGCTAATCTTCTCGCTGGCGAACGCGGTCGCCTGCGCGATGTACGTGGTCGGGTTCTGCGAGTCCATGATCGATCTGCTCGCCTCGTTCGGCGTGGCGATCGTGGACGGGGCCGTGAACGATGTGCGCATCATCGGCTGCATCacgatcgtgctgctgctgtgcatcgtcgtcgtcgggatGGAGTGGGAGGCGAAGGCCCAGATCGTGCTGCTCATCATCCTGCTGGTGGCGATCGTGGACTTTTGCGTCGGCTCGCTGTGGGGTCCAAAGTCGGAGCTGGACGTGGCGCGCGGCTTCGTCGGCTACAATGCGACGGTACTGATGGAGAACATGCAATCGGCGTACCGCGTGTCGAAGGGCACGCAGCACGATTTCTTCTCCGTGTTTTCCATCTTCTTCCCGGCCGCGACGGGCATACTGGCGGGGGCGAACATTAGCGGCGATCTGAAGGACCCGTCGTCCTCCATCCCGAAGGGCACGATACTGGCGATCGCGATTACGTCCGCGTCGTACATCGGCATGGCGGTGGTGGCCGGCGCAACGGTGCTGCGCGACGCGACCGGCAACGTGACGGACGTCGTGAACGGGACGTGGGACTTTTCCGCGTGCGAGGAGACGAGCTGCGCGTACGGACTGCACAACTCGTTCCAGGTGATGGAGCTGGTGTCGGTGTTTGGGCCGCTGATCTATGCCGGCTGCTTCGCGGCCACGCTGTCGTCCGCGCTGGCCAGCCTCGTGTCGGCGCCGAAGGTGTTCCAGGCGCTGTGCAAGGACAAGCTGTACCCGAAGATCAGCTGGTTCGGCAAGGGCTTCGGCAAGAACAACGAGCCGGTGCGCGGGTACATACTGACGTTCGTCATCTCGGTGGCGGTGATTCTGGTGGGCGATCTGAACATGATCGCGCCGCTCATCTCCAACTTCTTCCTGGCCGCTTACTGTCTGGTGAACTTCAGCACGTTCCATGCCAGCTTGGCCAAACCGGTCGGCTGGCGGCCCACTTTTAAG TATTATAACATGTGGCTGAGTCTGCTGGGTGCTATTTTCTGTATCGCGGTAATGTTCCTGATCTCCTGGCCCACGGCACTGATCACCTTTGCGGCCGTGCTGTCACTGTACCTGATCGTGTCGTACCGCAAGCCCGACGTTAACTGGGGCTCCACCACCCAAGCCCAAACGTACAAAAACGCACTCCTCTCGGTGCAGCAGCTGAACAATGTGGAGGAGCACGTCAAGAACTACCGGCCCCAGATACTGGTCCTGTGCGGGCATCCAAGCTCCCGGCCACTGCTCGTCAACTTTGCCTACCTGCTCACCAAGAAGCTGTCCCTGCTCGTCTGTGGCCACGTGACCAAGACGCACGTGTCGCAGAAGTACCGCAACCATCTGCAGAAGAAGGCGGCCGAGTGGTTCCGCCGGCACAAGGTGAAGGGTTTCTACTCGCTGATCGACGATAACGATTTCGAGACCGGGTCGCGCGCCATCATGCAAGCGTCCGGCATCGGCAAGCTGCGCCCGAACGTGCTGCTGATGGGCTTCAAGGGCGACTGGGATCGGTGCGAGCCGGCCGAGCTGGAGCAGTACTTTAACGTCGTGCACAAGGCGCTCGACATGTACTTATCGGTGGCGATACTGCGCGTCGGCAAGGGCTTCGACTACTCGCAGGTGCTCGGCGAGGACACGGTCAAGTTCATCTCGGAGTACCCGCGCACGCTGGTGGCGAACGACAGCACGAACGATCTGCTCGCCCACAACAAGGTCAGCTCGCTGCACGGCAGCTGCGATTCGCTCAGTCGCAACGTTTCGCAAG ACCAAACTAATGACGTTAACGAGAAGAATGCGAAAAATCTCAAGG CAAGCAGTACCAGCGATCTGAGCAAAACCATCTCCGTAGCACCAGACCCGATCGATATCAATGCCAAGCTGATTACG GAATCTGGCCAGCGGTCACTGAAACGGGGCGATCCGTCCCTGCTGTACCGCGGACCGGGCGGCGCCGAACTGCCCACCGAGGTGCTGGACGAGCTGACGCAGTTCACCTCGAAAAAGAAGACGGGCATCATCGACGTGTACTGGCTGTACGATGACGGTgggctgacgctgctgctgccgtacaTTATCAGCACCCGGCGGAACTGGGCGTCGTGCAAGCTGCGCGTGTTCGCGCTCGCCAACCGCAAGACGGAGCTGGAGTTTGAGCAGCGCAACATGGCGAGCCTGCTGGCCAAGTTCCGCATCGACTACTCCGatctgcagctgctgccggacGTCACCAAGAAGCCGAACCAGGAGATGGCCGACTTTTTCAAGGGATTAATCAAAGAGTTTACGGCGAAGGATGATGCCGCGGATGCTAGCACAG CGGGAACTTCGACCATCTCGAAGGCGGAATTGCTCGCGGTACAGGACAAGACGAACCGCCACCTGAACCTGCGCGAGTATCTGCTCCAGCACTCCAGCAAGTCCGACCTGGTCGTGATGACGCTGCCGATGCCGCGCAAGGGTGTCGTCTCCGCTCCGCTCTACATGGCGTGGCTGGAAGCGTTGAGCCGCGATTTGCCCCCGTTCCTGTTTGTCCGCGGCAATCAGACGTCCGTGCTGACGTTCTACTCTTAA
- the LOC120908400 gene encoding bumetanide-sensitive sodium-(potassium)-chloride cotransporter isoform X2 produces the protein MTDPKGGGGGGGGAANDVEMNALPRNQSVNRFQVNLVNHDDPAGHGTGNGTAPEPVTEDDLFPEEMVKRRTSRLQSLRSSFRTDRDRDPEQPRQRKPSTRFNVEGGESDSNDDEEDNLIDENRYARSFRHFTREALPRMDNYRNILSFQGNQRPTLDELHDASITNKETMRRGTVHEPAELDGSIKFGWIKGVLMRCLLNIWGVMLFLRLSWVVGQAGIVQGVVLICMTTVVTTITALSMSAISTNGVIKGGGTYYMISRSLGPEFGGSIGLIFSLANAVACAMYVVGFCESMIDLLASFGVAIVDGAVNDVRIIGCITIVLLLCIVVVGMEWEAKAQIVLLIILLVAIVDFCVGSLWGPKSELDVARGFVGYNATVLMENMQSAYRVSKGTQHDFFSVFSIFFPAATGILAGANISGDLKDPSSSIPKGTILAIAITSASYIGMAVVAGATVLRDATGNVTDVVNGTWDFSACEETSCAYGLHNSFQVMELVSVFGPLIYAGCFAATLSSALASLVSAPKVFQALCKDKLYPKISWFGKGFGKNNEPVRGYILTFVISVAVILVGDLNMIAPLISNFFLAAYCLVNFSTFHASLAKPVGWRPTFKYYNMWLSLLGAIFCIAVMFLISWPTALITFAAVLSLYLIVSYRKPDVNWGSTTQAQTYKNALLSVQQLNNVEEHVKNYRPQILVLCGHPSSRPLLVNFAYLLTKKLSLLVCGHVTKTHVSQKYRNHLQKKAAEWFRRHKVKGFYSLIDDNDFETGSRAIMQASGIGKLRPNVLLMGFKGDWDRCEPAELEQYFNVVHKALDMYLSVAILRVGKGFDYSQVLGEDTVKFISEYPRTLVANDSTNDLLAHNKVSSLHGSCDSLSRNVSQASSTSDLSKTISVAPDPIDINAKLITESGQRSLKRGDPSLLYRGPGGAELPTEVLDELTQFTSKKKTGIIDVYWLYDDGGLTLLLPYIISTRRNWASCKLRVFALANRKTELEFEQRNMASLLAKFRIDYSDLQLLPDVTKKPNQEMADFFKGLIKEFTAKDDAADASTAGTSTISKAELLAVQDKTNRHLNLREYLLQHSSKSDLVVMTLPMPRKGVVSAPLYMAWLEALSRDLPPFLFVRGNQTSVLTFYS, from the exons ATGACAGATCCAaagggtggcggtggcggtggcggcggtgctgCAAATGACGTGGAAATGAATGCCCTGCCGCGCAATCAGTCAGTGAACCGGTTCCAGGTTAACCTTGTCAATCATGACGATCCGGCCGGGCACGGCACGGGCAACGGTACGGCCCCCGAGCCGGTCACCGAGGACGACCTGTTCCCGGAGGAGATGGTCAAGCGGCGAACCTCCCGGCTGCAGTCGCTGCGCAGCAGCTTCCGCACCGACCGGGACCGGGATCCGGAGCAGCCGCGGCAGCGCAAACCCTCGACGCGCTTCAACGTCGAGGGGGGCGAATCGGACTcgaacgacgacgaggaggataATCTGATCGACGAGAATCGATACGCCCGTAGCTTCCg ACACTTTACCCGGGAAGCGCTGCCACGGATGGACAACTATCGCAACATTCTGTCGTTCCAGGGCAACCAGAGACCGACGCTGGACGAGCTGCACGACGCCTCCATCACCAACAAG GAAACAATGCGCCGCGGTACGGTGCACGAACCGGCCGAGCTGGACGGATCCATTAAGTTCGGCTGGATTAAGGGCGTCCTGATGCGCTGCCTGCTAAACATCTGGGGCGTGATGCTGTTCCTGCGACTGAGCTGGGTCGTCGGCCAGGCCGGTATCGTGCAGGGCGTCGTGCTGATCTGCATGACCACCGTGGTGACGACGATCACAGCCCTCTCGATGTCTGCCATCAGCACGAACGGTGTGATCAAGGGCGGCGGCACGTACTACATGATATCGCGCTCGCTCGGGCCCGAGTTTGGCGGCTCGATCGGGCTAATCTTCTCGCTGGCGAACGCGGTCGCCTGCGCGATGTACGTGGTCGGGTTCTGCGAGTCCATGATCGATCTGCTCGCCTCGTTCGGCGTGGCGATCGTGGACGGGGCCGTGAACGATGTGCGCATCATCGGCTGCATCacgatcgtgctgctgctgtgcatcgtcgtcgtcgggatGGAGTGGGAGGCGAAGGCCCAGATCGTGCTGCTCATCATCCTGCTGGTGGCGATCGTGGACTTTTGCGTCGGCTCGCTGTGGGGTCCAAAGTCGGAGCTGGACGTGGCGCGCGGCTTCGTCGGCTACAATGCGACGGTACTGATGGAGAACATGCAATCGGCGTACCGCGTGTCGAAGGGCACGCAGCACGATTTCTTCTCCGTGTTTTCCATCTTCTTCCCGGCCGCGACGGGCATACTGGCGGGGGCGAACATTAGCGGCGATCTGAAGGACCCGTCGTCCTCCATCCCGAAGGGCACGATACTGGCGATCGCGATTACGTCCGCGTCGTACATCGGCATGGCGGTGGTGGCCGGCGCAACGGTGCTGCGCGACGCGACCGGCAACGTGACGGACGTCGTGAACGGGACGTGGGACTTTTCCGCGTGCGAGGAGACGAGCTGCGCGTACGGACTGCACAACTCGTTCCAGGTGATGGAGCTGGTGTCGGTGTTTGGGCCGCTGATCTATGCCGGCTGCTTCGCGGCCACGCTGTCGTCCGCGCTGGCCAGCCTCGTGTCGGCGCCGAAGGTGTTCCAGGCGCTGTGCAAGGACAAGCTGTACCCGAAGATCAGCTGGTTCGGCAAGGGCTTCGGCAAGAACAACGAGCCGGTGCGCGGGTACATACTGACGTTCGTCATCTCGGTGGCGGTGATTCTGGTGGGCGATCTGAACATGATCGCGCCGCTCATCTCCAACTTCTTCCTGGCCGCTTACTGTCTGGTGAACTTCAGCACGTTCCATGCCAGCTTGGCCAAACCGGTCGGCTGGCGGCCCACTTTTAAG TATTATAACATGTGGCTGAGTCTGCTGGGTGCTATTTTCTGTATCGCGGTAATGTTCCTGATCTCCTGGCCCACGGCACTGATCACCTTTGCGGCCGTGCTGTCACTGTACCTGATCGTGTCGTACCGCAAGCCCGACGTTAACTGGGGCTCCACCACCCAAGCCCAAACGTACAAAAACGCACTCCTCTCGGTGCAGCAGCTGAACAATGTGGAGGAGCACGTCAAGAACTACCGGCCCCAGATACTGGTCCTGTGCGGGCATCCAAGCTCCCGGCCACTGCTCGTCAACTTTGCCTACCTGCTCACCAAGAAGCTGTCCCTGCTCGTCTGTGGCCACGTGACCAAGACGCACGTGTCGCAGAAGTACCGCAACCATCTGCAGAAGAAGGCGGCCGAGTGGTTCCGCCGGCACAAGGTGAAGGGTTTCTACTCGCTGATCGACGATAACGATTTCGAGACCGGGTCGCGCGCCATCATGCAAGCGTCCGGCATCGGCAAGCTGCGCCCGAACGTGCTGCTGATGGGCTTCAAGGGCGACTGGGATCGGTGCGAGCCGGCCGAGCTGGAGCAGTACTTTAACGTCGTGCACAAGGCGCTCGACATGTACTTATCGGTGGCGATACTGCGCGTCGGCAAGGGCTTCGACTACTCGCAGGTGCTCGGCGAGGACACGGTCAAGTTCATCTCGGAGTACCCGCGCACGCTGGTGGCGAACGACAGCACGAACGATCTGCTCGCCCACAACAAGGTCAGCTCGCTGCACGGCAGCTGCGATTCGCTCAGTCGCAACGTTTCGCAAG CAAGCAGTACCAGCGATCTGAGCAAAACCATCTCCGTAGCACCAGACCCGATCGATATCAATGCCAAGCTGATTACG GAATCTGGCCAGCGGTCACTGAAACGGGGCGATCCGTCCCTGCTGTACCGCGGACCGGGCGGCGCCGAACTGCCCACCGAGGTGCTGGACGAGCTGACGCAGTTCACCTCGAAAAAGAAGACGGGCATCATCGACGTGTACTGGCTGTACGATGACGGTgggctgacgctgctgctgccgtacaTTATCAGCACCCGGCGGAACTGGGCGTCGTGCAAGCTGCGCGTGTTCGCGCTCGCCAACCGCAAGACGGAGCTGGAGTTTGAGCAGCGCAACATGGCGAGCCTGCTGGCCAAGTTCCGCATCGACTACTCCGatctgcagctgctgccggacGTCACCAAGAAGCCGAACCAGGAGATGGCCGACTTTTTCAAGGGATTAATCAAAGAGTTTACGGCGAAGGATGATGCCGCGGATGCTAGCACAG CGGGAACTTCGACCATCTCGAAGGCGGAATTGCTCGCGGTACAGGACAAGACGAACCGCCACCTGAACCTGCGCGAGTATCTGCTCCAGCACTCCAGCAAGTCCGACCTGGTCGTGATGACGCTGCCGATGCCGCGCAAGGGTGTCGTCTCCGCTCCGCTCTACATGGCGTGGCTGGAAGCGTTGAGCCGCGATTTGCCCCCGTTCCTGTTTGTCCGCGGCAATCAGACGTCCGTGCTGACGTTCTACTCTTAA